Proteins encoded within one genomic window of Sphingosinicella ginsenosidimutans:
- a CDS encoding glutathione S-transferase family protein has translation MMERLVLHEYAASGNCYKIRLTAALLGLKIERREYDILKGETRTPEFLANVNANGRIPTLQIGDRFLPESNAACFYLAEGSALIPDDRFDRADMLRWMCFEQYSHEPYVATMRFWVAFIADRLSEEQKAQIPMRRAQAEAALKVMDGHLAGRRFFVADRLTLADIALYAYTHVAEEGDLTLAPYANIRAWLDRVAATPGYVGIGA, from the coding sequence ATGATGGAACGGCTTGTCCTCCACGAATATGCCGCGTCGGGAAATTGCTACAAGATCCGCCTGACCGCGGCCCTGCTCGGGCTGAAGATCGAGCGGCGCGAATATGACATCCTGAAGGGCGAGACGCGGACGCCGGAATTTCTCGCCAACGTCAATGCGAACGGGCGTATCCCGACGCTCCAGATCGGCGATCGCTTCCTCCCCGAAAGCAACGCCGCCTGCTTCTATCTCGCCGAAGGTTCAGCCCTGATCCCCGACGACCGGTTCGACCGCGCGGACATGCTGCGCTGGATGTGCTTCGAGCAGTACAGCCACGAACCCTATGTCGCGACGATGCGATTCTGGGTCGCGTTCATCGCCGATCGGCTGAGCGAGGAGCAGAAGGCGCAAATCCCGATGCGCCGCGCGCAGGCGGAAGCGGCGCTGAAGGTGATGGACGGTCATCTGGCGGGCCGCCGGTTCTTCGTGGCCGACCGGCTGACGCTCGCCGACATCGCGCTCTACGCCTACACCCATGTGGCCGAAGAGGGCGATCTCACCCTCGCCCCTTATGCCAATATCCGCGCCTGGCTGGATCGCGTGGCGGCGACGCCGGGCTATGTGGGGATAGGGGCGTAG
- a CDS encoding NAD(P)H-quinone oxidoreductase: MTAVPEEMTAIDPAVAGGPEVLAPVRRAVPRPGPGEVLIAVAAAGVNRPDVLQRKGAYPPPPGAPSVPGLEVAGTVVAAGEGAAFGPGDRVCALVAGGGYAEYAIAPAGQCLPVPDALTMVEAAAIPETLFTVWSNLFERAYARDGETALVHGGTSGIGTMAIALGRLFDVKIIVTCGTDEKCARAEALGAAHAINYRTADFVAETKRLTDGHGVDIVLDMVGGDYLPRNMDCLVEDGRHVSIAVQGGTKAEINIARLMQRRLVLTGSTLRPRSVTFKSLVAEELRRVVWPFVEAGELKPVIDSVFPLADAAEAHRRMDAGDHVGKIVLEVR; encoded by the coding sequence ATGACCGCTGTGCCGGAGGAGATGACTGCGATCGATCCGGCCGTGGCGGGCGGGCCCGAGGTGCTGGCGCCGGTGCGCCGCGCGGTGCCGCGTCCCGGGCCTGGTGAGGTGCTGATCGCGGTCGCCGCGGCGGGGGTGAACCGGCCGGACGTGCTCCAGCGCAAGGGCGCCTATCCTCCGCCGCCAGGCGCGCCGTCCGTCCCTGGGCTGGAAGTGGCGGGGACGGTCGTCGCGGCGGGCGAGGGCGCGGCGTTCGGCCCCGGCGATCGGGTCTGCGCCCTCGTCGCGGGCGGCGGCTATGCCGAATATGCGATCGCGCCCGCGGGCCAGTGCCTGCCGGTGCCGGATGCGCTGACGATGGTCGAGGCGGCGGCGATCCCGGAAACCCTCTTCACGGTGTGGTCGAACCTGTTCGAACGGGCCTATGCCCGCGACGGCGAGACGGCGCTCGTCCATGGCGGCACCAGCGGGATCGGGACGATGGCGATCGCGCTCGGCCGATTGTTCGACGTGAAGATCATCGTCACCTGCGGCACCGACGAGAAATGCGCGCGCGCCGAGGCGTTGGGGGCGGCGCACGCGATCAACTACAGGACGGCGGATTTCGTCGCGGAGACGAAGCGGCTGACGGACGGGCACGGAGTCGACATCGTGCTCGACATGGTCGGCGGCGATTATCTGCCGCGCAATATGGACTGCCTGGTCGAGGATGGCCGCCACGTCTCGATCGCGGTGCAGGGCGGCACGAAGGCCGAAATCAATATCGCCAGGCTGATGCAGCGCCGGCTGGTCCTCACCGGATCGACGCTGCGCCCGCGCTCCGTCACCTTCAAATCGCTGGTGGCGGAGGAATTGCGCCGCGTCGTGTGGCCGTTCGTCGAGGCGGGGGAATTGAAGCCGGTGATCGATTCCGTTTTCCCCCTCGCCGACGCCGCCGAGGCGCATCGCCGCATGGATGCGGGCGACCATGTCGGCAAGATCGTGCTGGAGGTGAGATGA
- a CDS encoding MarR family winged helix-turn-helix transcriptional regulator, with amino-acid sequence MKHVVPIPEKHEGKLGDKSSVRVWLRLLSVTQAIEKELQRRFAERGMTLPRFDVLAALDRNPEGMTMGALAGALLVSNGNVTHLAKTLVRDGLIEMRHPPGDRRSSIVTLTEAGREQFRKLARAHSEWIDQMLSGLDFTQRERLYVALGTMKMTIARASQRRAK; translated from the coding sequence GTGAAGCATGTGGTGCCCATCCCGGAGAAGCACGAGGGCAAGCTTGGCGACAAATCGAGCGTTCGGGTCTGGCTGCGGCTTCTCTCCGTCACCCAGGCGATCGAGAAGGAATTGCAGCGCCGTTTCGCCGAGCGCGGCATGACCCTGCCCCGCTTCGATGTGCTCGCGGCGCTCGATCGCAATCCCGAGGGCATGACGATGGGCGCGCTCGCCGGGGCGCTGCTGGTCTCGAACGGCAACGTCACCCATCTGGCGAAGACCCTCGTTCGCGACGGGCTGATCGAGATGCGCCACCCGCCCGGCGATCGCCGCTCCTCCATCGTGACGCTGACCGAGGCGGGGCGCGAGCAGTTCCGCAAGCTCGCCCGCGCGCATAGCGAGTGGATCGATCAGATGCTGTCGGGGCTGGACTTCACCCAGCGCGAGCGGCTCTATGTCGCCTTGGGGACGATGAAGATGACGATCGCGCGCGCCTCGCAGCGGAGGGCGAAATGA
- a CDS encoding enoyl-CoA hydratase family protein: MNPAGFRPAHFGWRFEAGVATVTLNRPERKNPLTFDSYAELRDAFRALVYAKEVKAVVVAGAGGNFSSGGDVHEIIGPLTEREMPGLLEFTRMTGDLVKAMRACPQPIVAALQGVCVGAGAILAMASDIRIAAPDTKTAFLFTRVGLAGCDMGACAILPRIIGQGRASELLFTGRVMTAEEGERWGFHNRLADDPLAEARALARTLADGPTFAHGITKAQLGTEWAVSLETAIEMEAQAQAICMATNDFRRAFEAFAAKRTPEFEGD; encoded by the coding sequence ATGAACCCGGCCGGTTTCCGGCCGGCCCATTTCGGCTGGCGCTTCGAGGCCGGCGTCGCGACGGTGACGCTGAACCGGCCCGAACGGAAGAACCCGCTCACCTTCGATTCCTATGCCGAGCTTCGCGATGCGTTCCGCGCGCTGGTCTATGCGAAGGAGGTGAAGGCGGTGGTCGTCGCGGGCGCCGGCGGCAATTTCAGCTCCGGCGGCGACGTCCACGAGATCATCGGCCCGCTGACGGAGCGGGAAATGCCCGGCCTGCTCGAATTCACGCGGATGACCGGCGATCTGGTGAAGGCGATGCGCGCCTGCCCGCAGCCGATCGTCGCCGCGCTTCAGGGCGTCTGCGTCGGCGCGGGCGCGATCCTTGCCATGGCCTCGGACATCAGGATCGCCGCGCCGGATACGAAGACCGCCTTCCTCTTCACCCGCGTCGGCCTTGCCGGATGCGACATGGGCGCCTGTGCGATCCTTCCCCGCATCATCGGCCAGGGCCGCGCGTCCGAGCTGCTGTTCACCGGCCGTGTGATGACCGCCGAGGAGGGCGAGCGCTGGGGCTTCCACAACAGGCTCGCCGACGATCCCCTCGCCGAGGCCCGCGCGCTGGCCCGCACCCTCGCCGACGGCCCGACCTTCGCCCACGGCATTACCAAGGCGCAGCTGGGCACCGAATGGGCGGTAAGCCTCGAAACCGCGATCGAGATGGAGGCGCAGGCCCAGGCGATCTGCATGGCCACCAACGACTTCCGCCGCGCCTTCGAGGCCTTCGCTGCGAAACGGACGCCGGAGTTCGAGGGCGATTGA
- a CDS encoding AMP-binding protein, translated as MTGSAHVDTFVRDRLPPPDQQPEFLFTLPELRYPERLNAAVELIDRQPTHALAVLNDAGRWTYGEMADLSDRIARLLVEEEGLVPGNRVFLRGPNNMMLFACWLGVLKAGGVVVATMPLLRPGEIATILERALIDHAIVDSRFLEDFEAAGRSGSLLTYDGDAGTGALEQRLKGIAPGFTACATHRDDPALIAFTSGTTGNPKGCIHYHRDILASADSFARHILKPNPGDRWLSTAPIAFTFGLGMQLVFPWRFGGTAVTTETPGPGPLLDTIARHRVTMLATAPTAYRAMLPLLADADISSLRTCVSAGEHLPAATWEAWRDATDLRVVDGIGGTEMMHIFISASGDDIRPGATGKAVPGYVARVLDAANRPLQTGTGRLAIKGPTGCRYLDDPRQSNYVVDGWNVTGDTYRADEEGYFWYLARSDDMIVSSGYNIAAPEVENALLSHPAVQECAVIGAPCPERGQKVKAFIVLAPAYAPGPDLVRLLQDHAKATIAPYKYPREIVFLDALPKTATGKLQRFALRDAGDALSRHSRESGNPASF; from the coding sequence ATGACTGGGTCGGCGCATGTCGATACCTTCGTGCGCGATCGCCTGCCGCCGCCGGACCAGCAGCCGGAATTCCTCTTCACCCTGCCGGAGCTTCGCTATCCGGAGCGCCTCAACGCGGCGGTCGAGCTGATTGACCGGCAGCCCACCCATGCGCTCGCGGTCCTCAACGATGCCGGCCGCTGGACCTATGGCGAGATGGCGGACCTTTCGGATCGCATCGCGCGCCTTCTGGTCGAGGAGGAAGGGCTGGTGCCCGGCAACCGCGTCTTCCTGCGCGGGCCCAACAATATGATGCTGTTCGCCTGCTGGCTCGGCGTGCTCAAGGCGGGCGGCGTGGTCGTGGCGACCATGCCCCTGCTCCGCCCCGGCGAGATCGCGACGATCCTCGAGCGCGCGCTGATCGATCATGCGATCGTCGATTCGCGCTTCCTGGAGGATTTCGAGGCCGCCGGCCGCAGCGGTTCGCTCCTGACCTATGACGGCGATGCCGGCACCGGCGCGCTGGAGCAGCGGCTGAAAGGGATCGCGCCGGGCTTCACCGCTTGTGCCACCCATCGCGACGATCCCGCCCTCATCGCCTTCACCTCGGGCACGACCGGCAACCCCAAGGGCTGCATCCACTATCACCGTGACATCCTCGCCAGCGCCGACAGCTTCGCGCGCCACATCCTGAAGCCCAATCCCGGCGATCGCTGGCTCTCGACCGCGCCGATCGCCTTCACTTTCGGCCTCGGGATGCAGCTCGTCTTCCCCTGGCGCTTCGGCGGGACGGCCGTGACGACCGAGACGCCGGGTCCAGGCCCGCTGCTCGACACGATCGCGCGGCATCGGGTGACGATGCTCGCCACCGCCCCGACCGCCTACAGGGCGATGCTCCCGCTGCTCGCGGATGCGGATATTTCGAGCCTTCGCACCTGCGTCTCGGCCGGCGAGCATCTGCCCGCCGCCACCTGGGAGGCGTGGCGCGATGCGACGGACCTTCGCGTCGTCGACGGCATCGGCGGTACCGAGATGATGCACATCTTCATCTCCGCCTCCGGCGACGACATCCGCCCCGGCGCGACCGGCAAGGCGGTACCCGGCTATGTCGCGCGCGTGCTCGACGCGGCGAACCGGCCGCTCCAGACCGGCACCGGGCGGCTCGCGATCAAGGGGCCGACCGGCTGCCGCTACCTCGATGATCCGCGCCAGTCGAACTATGTCGTCGATGGCTGGAACGTCACCGGCGACACCTATCGCGCCGACGAGGAGGGCTATTTCTGGTATCTCGCCCGCTCGGACGACATGATCGTCTCCTCGGGCTACAATATCGCCGCGCCGGAGGTGGAAAACGCCCTCCTGTCGCATCCGGCGGTGCAGGAATGCGCGGTGATCGGCGCGCCCTGCCCGGAGCGCGGACAGAAGGTGAAGGCCTTCATCGTCCTCGCCCCCGCCTACGCGCCCGGACCGGACCTTGTCCGCCTCCTGCAGGACCACGCCAAGGCGACCATCGCCCCTTACAAATATCCGCGCGAGATCGTCTTTCTCGACGCCCTCCCCAAGACCGCGACCGGCAAGCTCCAGAGGTTCGCGCTGCGGGACGCGGGCGACGCCCTCTCCCGTCATTCCCGCGAAAGCGGGAATCCAGCTTCTTTCTGA
- the clpA gene encoding ATP-dependent Clp protease ATP-binding subunit ClpA — MPSFARELEQTLHNALAEASGRHHEYATLEHLLLALTEDVHAGRVMEACGVNLGELKDQVRHYLDNDLEALKVGSDTDPSPTSGFQRVVQRAILHVQSSGRDEVTGANVLVALFSERESYAVYFLQQQDMSRLDAVTYISHGVGKGDTASQPVETKGAEETKADDGKKKPESALKQFTVNLNEKAKEGRVDPLIGRGPEVDRTVQILCRRSKNNPLYVGDPGVGKTAIAEGLARKIVEGDVPDVLKPAVIYSLDMGALLAGTRYRGDFEERLKAVVSELEKLPHAILFIDEIHTVIGAGATSGGAMDASNLLKPALSGGTIRCIGSTTYKEFRNHFEKDRALLRRFQKIDVNEPTIEDTVKILAGLRSAFEEHHGVKYTPDAIKAAVDLSARYINDRKLPDKAIDVIDEVGAMQMLVVPSKRKKTITTKEIEAVISTMARIPAKSVSSDDKKALEHLDRDLKRVVFGQDRAIEVLSSAIKLSRAGLRDPDKPIGNYLFSGPTGVGKTEVARQLASIMGIPLQRFDMSEYMERHSVSRLIGAPPGYVGYDQGGLLTDAVDQHPHSVLLLDEIEKAHPDLFNILLQVMDNGKLTDHHGKTVDFRNIILIMTTNAGASDMASEGIGFGNVSKEDASEEAVKRMFSPEFRNRLDAIVPFGYLPTEVVARVVDKFILQLELQLADRNVHIELDDEAREWLTARGYDKLYGARPMGRLVQEKIKQPLAEELLFGKLVHGGEVKVRIKDGAPAFEITAAPPKASKGRKKAAAKKPKEQDQSEPQA, encoded by the coding sequence ATGCCATCTTTCGCCCGTGAGCTCGAACAGACGCTCCACAACGCCCTCGCCGAGGCGAGCGGCCGTCACCACGAATATGCGACGCTCGAACATTTGCTGCTCGCGCTGACCGAGGACGTCCATGCCGGGCGCGTCATGGAAGCGTGCGGCGTCAATCTTGGCGAGCTGAAGGACCAGGTCCGCCACTATCTCGACAATGATCTGGAGGCGCTGAAGGTCGGCAGCGACACCGATCCCTCGCCGACCAGCGGCTTCCAGCGCGTCGTCCAGCGCGCGATCCTCCACGTCCAGTCGTCGGGCCGCGACGAGGTCACCGGCGCCAATGTGCTGGTCGCGCTCTTTTCGGAGCGCGAGAGCTATGCCGTCTATTTCCTGCAGCAGCAGGATATGAGCCGGCTCGATGCCGTCACCTATATCAGCCACGGCGTCGGCAAGGGCGACACAGCCTCCCAGCCGGTCGAGACCAAGGGCGCGGAGGAGACGAAGGCGGACGACGGCAAGAAGAAGCCCGAATCCGCGCTCAAGCAGTTCACCGTCAATCTCAACGAAAAGGCCAAGGAAGGCCGTGTCGATCCGCTGATCGGGCGCGGGCCGGAGGTCGACCGCACCGTCCAGATCCTCTGCCGCCGTTCGAAGAACAATCCGCTCTATGTGGGCGATCCGGGCGTGGGCAAGACCGCGATCGCGGAAGGGCTGGCGCGCAAGATCGTCGAGGGCGACGTGCCCGACGTGCTGAAGCCCGCCGTCATCTATTCGCTCGACATGGGCGCGCTGCTCGCCGGCACCCGCTATCGCGGCGATTTCGAGGAGCGGCTGAAGGCGGTCGTCAGCGAGCTTGAGAAGCTGCCCCACGCCATCCTGTTCATCGACGAGATCCACACCGTGATCGGCGCCGGCGCGACCTCCGGCGGCGCGATGGATGCGTCGAACCTCCTGAAGCCGGCGCTTTCGGGCGGCACGATCCGCTGCATCGGATCGACGACCTACAAGGAGTTCCGCAACCATTTCGAGAAGGACCGGGCGCTGCTCCGGCGCTTCCAGAAGATCGACGTGAACGAGCCGACGATCGAGGATACGGTGAAGATCCTCGCCGGGCTCCGCTCCGCCTTCGAAGAGCATCACGGCGTCAAATATACGCCCGATGCGATCAAGGCGGCGGTGGACCTGTCCGCGCGCTACATCAACGACCGCAAGCTGCCCGACAAGGCGATCGACGTGATCGACGAGGTCGGCGCGATGCAGATGCTGGTCGTGCCGTCCAAGCGCAAGAAGACGATCACCACCAAGGAGATCGAGGCCGTCATCTCGACCATGGCCCGCATCCCGGCGAAGAGCGTCTCGTCGGACGACAAGAAGGCGCTGGAGCATCTGGACCGCGATCTGAAGCGCGTCGTCTTCGGCCAGGATCGGGCGATCGAGGTGCTTTCGTCGGCGATCAAGCTGTCGCGCGCCGGGCTTCGCGATCCCGACAAGCCGATCGGCAACTATCTCTTCTCCGGCCCCACCGGCGTCGGCAAGACCGAGGTCGCGCGCCAGCTCGCCTCGATCATGGGCATCCCGCTCCAGCGTTTCGACATGTCGGAATATATGGAGCGCCATTCGGTGAGCCGCCTCATCGGCGCGCCGCCGGGCTATGTCGGCTATGATCAGGGCGGTCTCTTGACCGACGCGGTCGATCAGCATCCGCACAGCGTTCTGCTGCTCGACGAGATCGAGAAGGCTCATCCGGACCTGTTCAACATCCTCCTGCAGGTGATGGACAACGGCAAGCTCACCGATCACCACGGCAAGACGGTCGATTTCAGGAACATCATCCTGATCATGACCACCAATGCCGGCGCGTCCGACATGGCGAGCGAGGGCATCGGCTTCGGCAATGTTTCGAAGGAAGATGCCAGCGAGGAAGCGGTGAAGCGGATGTTCTCGCCGGAATTCCGCAACCGGTTGGATGCGATCGTGCCCTTCGGCTACCTGCCGACCGAGGTCGTCGCCCGGGTGGTCGACAAGTTCATCCTGCAGCTGGAGCTCCAGCTCGCCGATCGCAACGTCCATATCGAGCTGGACGACGAGGCGCGCGAATGGCTCACGGCGCGCGGCTATGACAAGCTCTATGGCGCGCGGCCGATGGGCCGGCTCGTCCAGGAGAAGATCAAGCAGCCGCTGGCCGAGGAGCTCCTGTTCGGCAAGCTCGTCCATGGCGGCGAGGTGAAGGTGCGGATCAAGGATGGCGCCCCCGCCTTCGAGATCACGGCCGCCCCGCCCAAGGCCTCCAAGGGCCGCAAGAAGGCGGCCGCGAAGAAGCCGAAGGAACAGGACCAGAGCGAACCGCAGGCCTGA
- a CDS encoding glutathione S-transferase family protein — MAADLTFYTNPQSRGRIVRWMLEEVGEPYETVVLDYASTMKAPDYLAINPMGKVPAIRHGDAVVTEAAAICAYLADAFPEKGLAPPLGDKARAPYFRWLFFAAGPVEAAVTNKALEVSFPPEKKAFVGYGSFDETMDALERAIAPGPYVCGEAFTAADVYVGSQIGFGMMFGSIPKRPGFEAYFGRLMSRPAALRAREIDDALAPMPQAKPAQA, encoded by the coding sequence ATGGCCGCCGATCTCACCTTCTACACCAACCCGCAGTCGCGCGGGCGCATCGTGCGCTGGATGCTCGAGGAGGTGGGCGAGCCTTACGAGACCGTCGTGCTCGATTATGCGAGCACGATGAAGGCGCCCGATTATCTCGCGATCAACCCGATGGGGAAGGTGCCGGCGATCCGGCATGGCGACGCGGTGGTCACCGAGGCCGCGGCGATCTGCGCCTATCTTGCCGATGCCTTTCCGGAAAAGGGGCTCGCGCCGCCGCTCGGCGACAAGGCGCGCGCGCCCTATTTCCGCTGGCTGTTCTTCGCCGCCGGGCCGGTCGAGGCGGCGGTGACCAACAAGGCGCTGGAGGTGAGCTTCCCGCCGGAGAAGAAGGCCTTTGTCGGCTATGGCAGCTTCGACGAGACGATGGATGCGCTGGAGCGGGCGATCGCGCCGGGGCCATATGTCTGCGGCGAGGCGTTCACCGCGGCCGATGTCTATGTCGGCTCGCAGATCGGCTTCGGCATGATGTTCGGATCGATCCCGAAGCGGCCGGGCTTCGAGGCCTATTTCGGCCGCCTGATGAGCCGCCCGGCGGCCCTGCGCGCCCGGGAGATCGACGACGCGCTCGCACCCATGCCCCAGGCGAAGCCGGCGCAGGCCTGA
- a CDS encoding DUF1192 domain-containing protein has protein sequence MDLDELFPDRPDDPLVLLGKQDLDPLSVHELEARIALLEAEIARVKAKLANAVNFRASADELFRK, from the coding sequence ATGGACCTCGACGAGCTCTTCCCAGACCGGCCGGACGATCCGCTCGTCCTGCTCGGCAAGCAGGACCTCGATCCCCTCTCGGTGCACGAGCTTGAGGCGCGGATCGCATTGCTCGAGGCGGAGATCGCCCGGGTGAAGGCGAAGCTCGCGAACGCGGTTAACTTCCGCGCAAGCGCCGACGAGCTATTCAGGAAATGA
- a CDS encoding RidA family protein: MKALLPPGWPRPKGYANGISARGRLIVTAGVVGWDERERFVATDLAGQFRQVIVNTLAILGEDGAGPEHIVRMTCYVTDLDAYRAGLAEIGAAWRELIGRHFPAMAVVGVAGLVEPAALVEVETMAVVPE; the protein is encoded by the coding sequence GTGAAGGCCCTGCTTCCCCCCGGCTGGCCGCGCCCGAAAGGCTATGCCAACGGCATTTCGGCGCGCGGCCGCCTGATCGTCACGGCCGGCGTCGTCGGCTGGGACGAGCGCGAGCGGTTCGTCGCGACCGATCTTGCCGGACAGTTCCGGCAAGTGATCGTCAACACGCTCGCGATCCTTGGCGAGGACGGAGCCGGCCCCGAACATATCGTGCGGATGACGTGCTACGTGACCGATCTCGACGCCTATCGCGCCGGCCTGGCGGAGATCGGGGCCGCGTGGCGCGAATTGATCGGCCGCCACTTCCCGGCGATGGCGGTGGTCGGCGTCGCCGGGCTGGTCGAGCCGGCGGCATTGGTCGAGGTCGAAACGATGGCGGTGGTGCCCGAATGA
- a CDS encoding Gfo/Idh/MocA family protein, translating into MTWSSISRRAFVAGGALLAAGAGQAEPPPDRLVGRPDPQLDTPEPLPEDRQLGFAVVGLGKLALGEIMDAFATARRAKVTALVSGNRDKALRVAARYGVPESGLYSYDDFDRIADNPAVDVVYIVLPNALHRAFAERAFRAGKHVLCEKPMATNVADCAAMIAASEAAGRKLMIAYRCQFEPHNLMAMRAIRGGELGAVRVITADVGRGTDPRDPADQWRLNRALAGSGSLFDIGIYGLNAARFLVGEEPVEVRAQLYARPDDPRFREVEDVVVWTMRFPGGAQFHGSTSYSYSFTNRIQATCDNGVLVLDPSMEYHAQRLQIRDRTIQMSPIDQFAREMDHFCMAITDGVPIVADGAEGMQDVRLMLAILEAGRTGRAVSTDWGYRRAADPATSVPDRLGVA; encoded by the coding sequence ATGACCTGGTCTTCGATCAGCCGACGCGCCTTCGTCGCCGGCGGTGCGTTGCTCGCGGCGGGCGCGGGGCAGGCCGAGCCGCCGCCTGACCGGCTCGTCGGACGCCCCGATCCGCAGCTCGACACGCCCGAGCCGCTGCCGGAGGATCGGCAGCTCGGCTTCGCGGTCGTCGGCCTCGGCAAGCTCGCGCTCGGCGAGATCATGGACGCCTTCGCGACCGCGCGGCGGGCGAAGGTGACGGCGCTGGTCAGCGGCAATCGCGACAAGGCGCTGCGCGTCGCGGCGCGCTACGGCGTGCCGGAGAGCGGCCTCTACAGTTACGACGATTTCGACCGGATCGCCGACAATCCGGCGGTCGATGTCGTCTATATCGTCCTTCCCAACGCCCTTCACCGCGCCTTTGCCGAGCGCGCCTTCCGGGCCGGCAAGCATGTGCTGTGCGAAAAGCCGATGGCGACCAATGTCGCCGATTGCGCGGCGATGATCGCGGCGAGCGAGGCGGCGGGGCGCAAGCTGATGATCGCCTATCGCTGCCAGTTCGAGCCGCACAACCTGATGGCCATGCGCGCGATCCGCGGCGGCGAGCTTGGCGCGGTGCGGGTCATCACCGCCGATGTCGGGCGGGGCACCGACCCGCGCGACCCGGCGGACCAGTGGCGGCTCAACCGCGCGCTCGCCGGCTCCGGATCACTCTTCGACATCGGCATATACGGCCTCAACGCGGCGCGATTCCTGGTCGGCGAGGAGCCGGTGGAGGTCCGCGCCCAGCTTTACGCACGGCCGGACGACCCGCGATTCCGCGAGGTCGAGGACGTCGTCGTGTGGACGATGCGCTTTCCCGGCGGCGCGCAGTTCCACGGATCGACCAGCTATTCCTACAGCTTCACCAACCGGATCCAGGCGACCTGCGACAATGGCGTCCTCGTGCTCGATCCGAGCATGGAATATCACGCCCAGCGCCTCCAGATCCGCGACCGCACCATCCAGATGTCGCCGATCGACCAGTTCGCGCGCGAGATGGATCATTTCTGCATGGCGATCACCGACGGCGTGCCGATCGTCGCCGACGGCGCGGAAGGGATGCAGGACGTGCGGCTGATGCTGGCCATCCTCGAGGCCGGGCGGACCGGGCGGGCGGTTTCGACCGACTGGGGCTATCGCCGCGCCGCCGATCCGGCGACGAGCGTGCCAGACCGGCTGGGCGTCGCCTGA
- a CDS encoding acyl-CoA dehydrogenase family protein, giving the protein MADRSFLEWPFFDDHHRRLAEELDAWCAANLTGEHGADVDDACRALVRQLGEAGWLRYCVPAAYGGIHERLDVRSLAIVRETLARHDGLADFVFAMQGLGSGTISLFGNEEQKSFYLPSVAAGREIAAFALSEPDAGSDVAALETTFWPDREGLNVRGTKTFISNGGIADFYVVFAREEGTSGSGGISAVVVPGARIDASERIEVIAPHPLATLRIDTFTSHASLIGERGRGFAQAMATLDFFRTTVGAAALGFARRALDEATARVRDRRLRGAALADNAVVQSMLAEMALDVDAAALLVYRAAWIRDVQDRRNTREAAMAKLFATDSAQQVIDKAVQLFGGLGVTKGCIVERLYREIRALRIYEGASEVQKVVIARHHLAEAAR; this is encoded by the coding sequence ATGGCGGACCGTTCCTTCCTCGAATGGCCCTTCTTCGACGATCACCATCGCCGTCTCGCCGAAGAGCTCGACGCCTGGTGCGCCGCGAACCTGACCGGCGAGCATGGCGCGGACGTGGACGACGCCTGTCGTGCGCTGGTGCGCCAACTCGGCGAGGCCGGGTGGCTTCGCTATTGCGTGCCGGCGGCTTATGGCGGCATCCACGAGCGGCTCGACGTGCGCTCGCTGGCGATCGTCCGCGAGACGCTGGCGCGGCATGACGGGCTCGCCGATTTCGTCTTCGCCATGCAGGGCCTCGGATCGGGGACGATCAGCCTGTTCGGCAACGAGGAGCAGAAGAGCTTCTACCTCCCCTCGGTCGCCGCGGGGCGCGAGATCGCCGCCTTCGCGCTCAGCGAACCCGATGCCGGATCGGACGTCGCCGCGCTCGAAACCACCTTCTGGCCGGACCGCGAGGGCCTGAACGTCAGGGGGACCAAGACCTTCATCTCGAACGGCGGGATCGCGGATTTCTATGTGGTTTTCGCGCGCGAGGAGGGGACGAGCGGCTCCGGAGGCATATCCGCCGTCGTCGTGCCGGGCGCGCGCATCGACGCCAGCGAACGGATCGAGGTCATCGCGCCGCACCCGCTGGCAACGCTGAGGATCGACACCTTCACCAGTCACGCGTCGCTGATCGGCGAGCGCGGGCGCGGATTCGCGCAGGCGATGGCGACGCTCGATTTCTTCCGCACCACCGTCGGCGCCGCCGCGCTCGGCTTCGCCCGCCGCGCGCTCGACGAGGCCACCGCGCGGGTCCGGGATCGAAGGCTTCGCGGCGCCGCGCTTGCCGACAATGCGGTGGTCCAGTCGATGCTCGCCGAAATGGCGCTCGACGTGGATGCCGCCGCGCTCCTCGTCTATCGCGCCGCCTGGATCCGCGATGTCCAGGATCGGCGCAACACGCGCGAGGCGGCGATGGCGAAACTCTTCGCGACCGACAGCGCCCAGCAGGTGATCGACAAGGCGGTCCAGCTGTTCGGCGGCCTCGGCGTGACCAAAGGCTGCATCGTCGAGCGCCTCTATCGCGAGATCCGGGCGCTTCGGATCTACGAGGGCGCATCGGAAGTGCAGAAGGTGGTGATCGCGCGCCATCATCTGGCGGAGGCGGCCCGGTGA